One region of Miscanthus floridulus cultivar M001 chromosome 19, ASM1932011v1, whole genome shotgun sequence genomic DNA includes:
- the LOC136527456 gene encoding CASP-like protein 2C1 yields MVAAARVWEVKAEGLLRGACAALAAAAALLVGLSTQTETVLFVTKKATVKDVQALWVLAMAAAAAAGYHLLQLLKCFYLGRRVGGGASPCRRSSRALAWTCLLLDKACAYTTFATTVAAAQACVIALDGAHALQWTKLCNIYTRFCEQIAGSLVLGMLAAVGTAVLSAASARNVFRHYSPGTHAAH; encoded by the exons ATGGTGGCCGCGGCGAGGGTGTGGGAGGTGAAGGCGGAGGGCCTCCTGCGGGGCGCGTGCGCGGCGCTGGCCGCGGCGGCCGCGCTGCTGGTGGGGCTCAGCACGCAGACGGAGACGGTGCTGTTCGTCACCAAGAAGGCCACCGTCAAGGACGTCCAGGCGCTCTG GGTgctggcgatggcggcggcggcggcggcggggtacCACCTGCTGCAGCTGCTCAAGTGCTTCTACCTCGGCcggcgcgtcggcggcggcgcgagcCCCTGCCGCCGGAGCAGCAGGGCTCTGGCCTGGACATGCCTCCTGCTCGACAAG GCGTGCGCCTACACGACGTTCGCGACGACGGTGGCAGCGGCGCAGGCGTGCGTGATCGCGCTGGACGGCGCGCACGCGCTGCAGTGGACCAAGCTCTGCAACATCTACACCCGCTTCTGCGAGCAGATCGCCGGCAGCCTCGTGCTCGGGATGCTGGCCGCCGTGGGAACCGCCGTCCTCTCCGCGGCCTCCGCGCGCAACGTCTTCCGCCACTACTCGCCGGGGACCCACGCCGCGCACTAG
- the LOC136527455 gene encoding 4-coumarate--CoA ligase 4-like: MGSVAEDSAAAAAASVVFRSKLPDIEIPRHLSLQAYCFERLPSVCSRPCLIDGQTGAVHTYADVERLSRSAAAVLRGLGVGKGDVVMNLLRNCPEFAFVFLGAARLCAATTTANPFYTPHEIHRQAAAAGAKVIVTEACAVEKVRGFAAERGVPVVAVDGAFEGCLELGALMDAAEPLDADEEVDPDDVVALPYSSGTTGMPKGVMLTHRSLVTSVAQQVDGENPNLYFSKDDVLLCVLPLFHIYSLNSVLLAGLRAGCAIVIMRKFEIGALVELVRAHGVTVAPFVPPIVLEIAKSPRVGAHDLASIRMVMSGAAPMGKDLQDAFMAKIPNAVLGQGYGMTEAGPVLAMCLAFAKEPFEVKSGSCGTVVRNAELKIVDPDTSASLGRNQPGEICIRGEQIMKGYLNDPEATKNTIDKDGWLHTGDIGYVDDDDEIFIVDRLKEIIKYKGFQVPPAELEALLITHPEIKDAAVVSMKDELAGEVPVAFIIRSEGSEISENEIKQFVAKEVVFYKRINRVFFTDSIPKNPSGKILRKDLRARLAVGIPSSDNTQSKS; encoded by the exons ATGGGTTCCGTCGCGGAGGACTCcgccgcggcagcggcggcgtcggTAGTGTTCCGCTCCAAGCTACCGGACATCGAGATCCCGCGCCACCTCTCGCTGCAGGCCTACTGCTTCGAGCGGCTCCCCTCGGTGTGCTCCCGCCCGTGCCTCATCGACGGGCAGACGGGCGCCGTCCACACCTACGCCGACGTGGAGCGCCTCTCGCGGAGCGCCGCGGCGGTGCTGCGCGGGCTCGGGGTCGGGAAGGGCGACGTGGTGATGAACCTGCTCCGCAACTGCCCCGAGTTCGCCTTCGTCTTCCTGGGCGCCGCGCGGCTgtgcgccgccaccaccacggccAACCCTTTCTACACCCCGCACGAGATCCACCGCCAGGCGGCCGCGGCGGGGGCCAAGGTGATCGTCACCGAGGCCTGCGCCGTGGAGAAGGTGCGCGGGTTCGCCGCCGAGCGCGGCGTGCCCGTGGTCGCCGTCGACGGCGCCTTCGAGGGCTGCCTCGAGCTCGGGGCCCTGATGGACGCCGCGGAGCCGCTCGACGCCGACGAGGAGGTGGACCCCGACGACGTCGTCGCGCTGCCGTACTCCTCCGGCACCACCGGGATGCCCAAGGGCGTCATGCTCACGCACCGAAGCCTCGTCACCAGCGTCGCGCAGCAG GTGGACGGCGAGAACCCGAACCTCTACTTCAGCAAGGACGACGTGCTGCTGTGCGTGCTGCCATTGTTCCACATCTACTCGCTCAACTCGGTGCTCCTGGCGGGGCTGCGCGCCGGCTGCGCCATCGTGATCATGCGCAAGTTCGAGATCGGCGCGCTGGTTGAGCTGGTGCGCGCGCACGGCGTGACCGTGGCGCCCTTCGTGCCGCCCATCGTGTTGGAGATCGCCAAGAGCCCCCGCGTGGGCGCCCACGACCTCGCCTCCATCCGCATGGTCATGTCCGGCGCCGCGCCCATGGGGAAGGACCTCCAGGACGCGTTCATGGCCAAGATCCCCAACGCCGTTCTCGGCCAG GGCTATGGGATGACCGAGGCAGGGCCCGTGCTGGCCATGTGCCTGGCCTTCGCCAAGGAGCCGTTCGAGGTgaagtccggctcctgcggcaCCGTCGTCAGGAACGCGGAGCTGAAGATCGTCGATCCAGACACCAGCGCGTCTCTGGGACGGAACCAGCCAGGCGAGATATGCATCCGTGGCGAACAAATCATGAAAG GTTATCTGAATGATCCAGAAGCAACAAAGAACACCATTGATAAGGATGGATGGCTGCACACTGGGGACATTGGTTATGTGGACGATGACGATGAGATCTTCATTGTTGACAGGCTCAAGGAGATAATCAAATACAAAGGCTTCCAAGTACCTCCTGCAGAACTTGAGGCCCTTCTCATCACACATCCTGAAATTAAGGATGCTGCTGTTGTCTC AATGAAAGATGAACTTGCTGGCGAAGTCCCTGTTGCATTCATTATACGGAGTGAAGGCTCTGAGATTAGTGAGAACGAGATCAAACAGTTTGTTGCAAAGGAG GTCGTGTTCTACAAGAGGATCAACAGAGTTTTCTTCACGGATTCCATTCCGAAGAATCCCTCCGGCAAGATTCTTAGGAAGGACCTGAGAGCGCGGCTTGCTGTGGGCATTCCGAGCAGTGACAACACACAGTCCAAAAGTTGA